The Gadus macrocephalus chromosome 3, ASM3116895v1 DNA segment CCTGACAGGTGGGTCCCGCAGAGCCGGCTCAGGCTCGCCGTGCACCTCCACAGAGACGCCAGGGGAGAGGggactggtaacctgaaggttgctagttcgatccccggctcctcctagctcgagtgtcgaggtgtccctgagcgaggcacctcgccctgacgagctggctgtcgccctgcgtggttgacaccgccgtcggtgtgtgaatgaagggttgtacgtcgctttggataaaggcgtcaGGAAAATCCCCTGAATGTAGTTGAGCGGTGGAAGACACGCGTGTGGACATTAAATATTTGATATAAATTTtatagaacagctggatacatatctgtaaattattttagatttgcagattttctttttgaccattttgtggatatttttttttaaggcgaaatttcaaagttttCAGTTGCAAagtgtttttgggagagacatgcagaataaatacatcatgttttcaaactcaaagataatcgtttgaataacgTGGTCTTAACATTGACCAAATTAATCGTGATTAGGATTTCTTTtttcataatcgagcagcccaaTCCCAGAGTGGGACTGGATTGCGACTCAGTTCTGTTGAGGGCCTCTAACCCTTCACTTGATATGTTTAGCTGCACAAGGGGGCCCATGAAGCAAGATTAATGCTTGGGCTCTATAAGGGTCTATAAGAGTCCCAACCATTATTGTAACAAGACGCCCATCTTAGAAATTGATAAATTCATTCTTCAATTAGTTCGACTCTGTGTATAGGTTCCGTCTTGAGGCTTATCAGCAGGCCTGTGGCCCTGTGTTATGTTGATTATCCCCAGGCTCTGTTTGGAGTCGTAAATCAATGCTATTCCATGTATGAATACATTTGTGTAGTGCGATGGACTCACAGAAAGACATTATCATTGCCCACGACGTTTGCCATCTCCTAAAATATCTTGGTGCTCGTGGTGAAGATGTGTTCCTGTCAccggatgtgtgtgtttactcaaGCGTAGCGAAGCTAGCctgagaaaataaacacattcttTAAAGAACCATCTGGGAATTAAAGAGAGCGGTTCATTTAAGGGAGGCATCATTACTATGTTTGACAAATGGCGTTTAAGAGCAACAGGGTGTGAAATGGCTTgggctaacgtgtgtgtgtgtgtgtgtgtgtgtgtgtgtgtgtgtgtgtgtgtgtgtgtgtgtgtgtgtgtgtgtgtgtgtgtgtgtgtgtgtgtgtgtgtgtgtgtgtgtgtgtgtgtgtgtgtgtgtgtgtgtgtgtgtgtcattcacTGTGTGGCAGGCCGCCGGTGCCACTGCTAATTGGGCCGCTGCAGTATGGCTCTGAggtaatgtgtgagtgtgtaacgTTTCTCGTTGtgttccccacccccccccacacacacaggtgacctGGAGGCCTTCAAGAAACAGTCCTTCATCCTGAAGGAGGGAGTGGAGTACAAAATCAAGATCAGCTTCAAGGTACGCAGGTTAAAAAGCAGGAACTAGTGAGCGCCTTGGTTCTCTCGGataccacttttttttttccggcCTGTGATGCCCTCGTTGCATCTAGGTTTGTCTTCATGATTTAGTAGGTGCCGACTCACACTGGATTTAGCGGCAGGTATGGATATTGGCCGTAAAAGAGTAAAGAATGACAGATATCGGACGATATAAATGGTGGTGTCCTGGGGGGTGGAGACCGCTGCTTGGGATTGGCTGCTCACCCTCCAGCAATGCTTCGGGGCCCCAGCGACATCCAATTAAAACCCAGCGCTAAAGCAACCAATTAACTGTAGGGGGGAGGAGCTACCGACCTTCACACAGAACAGGATGTGAAACTGTAGGTGTTGGGAGTGTTTGTGTAGATGAACTGTGGTTCACAGGCCTGATAGAGTTCAGGCGTGGTGCCTGAATTCAGGCTTGAGCTTGGCCATTTTGTATGTTTGCACTGAGGATGGTCTGAATGGGACTGAAAACGTTTTGCACGCACTTTGGGTAGCACTTCACACTTTTATGCAATAATAACGTGTTGTTGCATCGGCTACCTGGTGTGCGAGTTCCGCTCCTTTTATTGTTGTCAAGAAAGGCAATTCTCTATGGTGTCTTCGCACAGATAACTTCACTTCCTTTCAGCCCTGGgttcaataaacataaattgaaTTGCATAAATGTATCGACGCTAAGTTGAGTTTTCTTATCGGCAAACGTAAACGCTGATTTGCAATATATTTGATCGGCCGGCAAAATATCCGATGTATATCGGTCGGGCTTGGCTTGTGTCCAATAATCCTTTTTAAGCCGtaaaacatttacattacatttagggcatttagcagacccttttatcTTTTTACGACTTACAAACAGTACATAACAATCGCTAGGATAACCTATTCCCTGtacagctaggataagaagcTACACAGccaagtactataactaagtagGAGTTGAttagtgcgtacattaagtaccAGGACGTACACCATACAATAaggaggaggggttggaggCAGTGGCTATGAGTCTAGACGAACTCTGAACCAGGTCAATGGGTTATTGTCTCGTCGTTAAGCGATGTCTGTGTTTCTTCAGGTGAACAAGGAGATCGTGTCCGGCCTCAAGTACGTCCAGGTGACCCAGAGGAAAGGCATCAAAAGTGAGTGAATCCTTTTGAGTCCTGCCAGCCGACTGTGATGTGTCCGTTCTGTAATCCATAAGAACAATGACGTGTGTGGTTCCTGCATCACAATGAAAGAAGTCACGTTTACGCGAAAAGTGAATTCTCTTAAtcgtgatacacacacacacacacacacacgcacacacgcacacacgcacgtgtgtgttgCCGTTTATCCCCTTGACATCCTTTTTGATGTGCGCACGCATACACAGGACTCAGTCTGACCCgatctgtgtctcccccctctctcccccaccgccCAGTCGACAAGTCGGACTACATGGTGGGCAGCTACGGCCCCCGCCCGGATGAGTACGACTTCCTGACCCCCCTGGAGGAAGCGCCCAAGGGCATGCTGGCCCGCGGCACCTACAACCTCAAGTCCCGCTTCACGGACGACGACCAGCACGACCACCTCTCCTGGGAGTGGAACCTGAACATCAAGAAGGAGTGGAAGGACTAAGACCACGGGAGGACGGAGAGAGGCCTTTCTGAGTCGGGTGGTGCTGtggttcaggggggggggggggggggggggggtccccgtgTTGCTCTCCCCTCGCCACCCGacacccccctctgtccccccccccccagcccctgtgTCTGccatttctgccttttttttttgtttttgttgttttttttattcctcgTGCATTCCAGCTTCATGCCTTAGTTTCCACCTCCTCGCCGTCTCTCACGCTCACTCTGAACCCGTCTCTCCATCGCAGCCCCCGGTCCGTCCATCCCCATGGCAACTCTACAGCAGAGTTGCATCCCAGTTGCGTCTTCTTGGcgtcaccaaccccccccccccccccccattaaccacgccccctccctccccccacctccccctccctccccccctcagtgCCTCTACACCACCGCCATTCAATCACATGTTTTGCTGCTTCAAGAGATTAACCCCGCCTTCCatatctctcttttttttttattttcttcttccaaAATGGTGTCTTCCTCTCTCAGTAAGTACATGTGTCGGtcggggggggaaggggggaaacAACTGTACAATCGACTTCTGttttgccttttcttttttatatgaaTGTGTAAATGGCTGTGTCGTGGCTAGACGTCCATCACTGTTGATCATTAACCCGCGTACCGTGGACCCCCTCGGGGGGCCCCCGCCACGCCCCCCGCAGCGTTGGCCTCAACAGCGTCGCTCGCTGGCTGTCTTTACCATATTTTACCAATACCTGCCTTGTGAACGATTTAAAAAGAACAAGAATAAAAAACTGCTTTAGGcccctgacccctcctccctcatcctctcctcttcccccccccccagggatgaGTCGAATCGACCGTAATATTTACTCTTCTACGGTTAAGAGCTGTAAAGTGTGTGAAGGAAGGAGctgtaaaaaaatacataaaaaaaacctactacaaaaaaaacaactaaccaaACACTTGCATGCCTTTGGTGCCAGAAGCACAACTGCTGTCAATCAAGGGCTCACCTCTTGCCACACGATGAGCGAACCCCTCCTTCCCCAGCCCTTCGGGGGGCAGCGCTCCTGCTGGTAGCGGTCCCATCCCCACGACGCTGCAGGAcccgccggcggcggcggcggcggcggcggcggcgagcagAACCACGCCGCCCCCGTGGTCACCTCAACGCTCTTCGCTCAGCCCCTCCTTAGCCTCTTAGCACGCTGTCATCTCGGTCAGTATTGATATCTCTCGGCActtgtgttcctcctccacGCCTTGAGGCCTTAACACCCACCCCCTGGTCAGGTGTGAAACTAAATTATGAATATTACCTTTTCCGTTtatttctttgatttgttt contains these protein-coding regions:
- the LOC132454658 gene encoding rho GDP-dissociation inhibitor 1-like; amino-acid sequence: MAEDNVTPEQLAAIAAENEEGEKVNYKAPAQKSLQEITELDKDDESLRKYKETLLGPGAAVVDPKAPNVVVTRLTLMCETAPEPLTLDLTGDLEAFKKQSFILKEGVEYKIKISFKVNKEIVSGLKYVQVTQRKGIKIDKSDYMVGSYGPRPDEYDFLTPLEEAPKGMLARGTYNLKSRFTDDDQHDHLSWEWNLNIKKEWKD